In Phoenix dactylifera cultivar Barhee BC4 unplaced genomic scaffold, palm_55x_up_171113_PBpolish2nd_filt_p 000992F, whole genome shotgun sequence, a single genomic region encodes these proteins:
- the LOC120107730 gene encoding uncharacterized protein LOC120107730 has protein sequence MFEGGADYLAAEARIQEIEEMYDALQFSEEVKVKLAVPMLRGNAKFWWIAMKAAVQGNGEQLTWEEFKDKFYNQYFPQSMRLVKQNEFLALKQTENMTVLEYASKFNELGRFCPQFMEEEISKANRFEQGLRYGIRSRLAVLIFTSY, from the coding sequence ATGTTTGAGGGAGGGGCTGATTACTTGGCTGCTGAGGCCAGGATTCAGGAGATAGAGGAGATGTATGATGCCCTACAATTTTCCGAGGAGGTTAAGGTCAAATTGGCGGTTCCTATGCTCAGAGGAAACGCCAAGTTCTGGTGGATAGCTATGAAGGCTGCTGTTCAAGGAAATGGAGAACAACTGACATGGGAGGAATTCAAAGATAAATTTTACAATCAGTACTTCCCTCAGTCAATGAGATTAGTGAAGCAAAATGAATTTTTGGCCCTGAAACAGACCGAGAATATGACAGTATTGGAATATGCTAGCAAGTTCAATGAATTGGGCAGGTTTTGTCCTCAGTTTATGGAGGAAGAGATAAGTAAAGCTAATAGGTTTGAACAGGGTCTGAGATATGGGATCAGGTCTAGATTGGCCGTTTTGATTTTCACAAGTTACTAG